DNA sequence from the Glycine soja cultivar W05 chromosome 18, ASM419377v2, whole genome shotgun sequence genome:
GAAAATTAACTAATAAGACCTACACATCTACACTACTTGAATGAAACATTGTTAACATCTGCAGAAACTATATAACTATTACAATCCGTATTTACAAATGGCGCGAGATGAAGACATATATACCCAGTTTTCTGGTCAAGGATCGCCGGAAACTGCATCTTGAAATAAGTGCAGGCACATATTCCCAGAAGTATCACAGTTAGAAATGAATGGAAATTGAAAAGCGCTGACtgaaacaaaacagaaaaacggaTGTCAAAAGCAATGAATTGAACACTCTATGAATTACATCAAAATGATTCCAAATTTTCAGTTTCCTCACCATTTCAGCGTATTCTTATAATTTGCCAATTTCCACCTTCCTCCCTCTCTTCAAGTCTACAAAACATGCCATAAGAAATCACATTAGACCTATGAATGAGGCTATGACCCAAAACCATATACAATAATGCAATTAACTAAACAGTGGCACGCACAAGCAACCAAAACCTTAAAAATAGCGATTACACGATCTCAACCAAGTTCAATTACAAGTCTCTTAGGAGAGTAAAAAAGCAaaccctaaaaataataattaaaaaaaaagagtagatCCTTAATAGCTAAAGGGTTATGAGATTGCGAATTTAGGAAAAAATGAAGCAAAGACGAATTGAAGATGGATCTGCATAGAATGAGTTCATTAATGGATAAAAGGGACGATGAAAAATATGAAGTAGCGTAGATTTTATAGCGAAACGGAGAACATGAATCAATTACCGAATCGAAGTTGCAACTGTCGCTCCCAGAAATCTGTGAGCGTCAATATACAATACAATCGCCGGAAGAATACCCTTTAGTTTTGATCCAGTTAGTGTTTAGTTCTGTTCTTTACTTCATCCCTTCCCCTTCCCTTCCTAcctgttttattgtttttactccctaaaaaatttattatagttttGGTTTGGCTTAATTATAcagctaattttttttaattataattaaaagtttagCTTACtctcttaattattaaaaaatttaatctaatCCTTTAAtggtttaaaataaacattttaaaattagtcGTAAATTTCAATAAACATTTTATAGCGAAACggagaaatttttttgttagtttgattgagaattttttgTAAAGATGATTTTTACATTGATTATCAAATAGATTTaattgatgattgatgtaaaaatttcttgttttatatTGGTTATATAGCTAGACAAATGAGTTTAGAGTCACGAATTATCCATTAAACTCACTCACAACTTACATAGTATAATGACACTATTTTTTAAGATCATTGGGACTCTGGGCTTTTTGAACCCAATAGATTTTATCCACGGGTTAAACAATCTAGTTTTTGTGGGATCACGGACTTTTATAAcctacttaaaaaaattgtgcattTAAAATTTACACTGAATTTGTTTGAATTTATACTTGACATTTAACATTTAAGTATTATCtatatgatttaattattagtaaatgatgatataatattttgattaagTATAGAATTATAGATTaaataagcataaaaaatacaatgaatGTATTATTCATTTAACCCTAAAATTTGTACCAAGCGAAGCAGAAGGAAAATTTGTAAATATCAAAACTTTCTTTAtcacaatcataaaaaaaaaactttgtttataataaaaatcaaacactaGTGCAGAATGAACAATGTGCCTGCTGGCTATGGGATTCGAACCCATGCGCAGTTGACTACAAATGATCTAAGTCCTTTTCATAAGTTTGGTTAGTTTGATTgataaaatttttgtaaataaacattttaaaattagttataaattgcAATATAGATGACTTTTACATCTATTATCAAATCGATTTaattgatgattgatgtaaaaaaaaattgttttacattGATTGTAGAGTTAGACAAATGAGTTTAGACTCATGTATTATCCGTTAAACTCACTCACAACTTGCATAGTataatgacattatttttttaaggtcaTTTGGACTGTGGCTACAAATGATCTTAAGTCCCCTTAACTTCTCGGGCGAACCGGCTATTTTGTTAAAAgctatcaatttttattaagtgAAGCAATGACTTTGGTAGTAGTGTTCATGCAAAGAACGTGGTTACTACTATATACCTATGTGAAATGAGGTAATCACATGCAATCCATGGTCTTTCATTAACTCCAATCTACTAAAGTAAGTcatgttgttggttttgttttttCGGCCTTATAGCATATACATTGTGTAGTTACATAGATGAATTGATTATCCTTATAGACTTATAATTTCACATAGGTTTAAAACATcttatacaaatttattttaacgttaaaattattaaagtgaatgtttaaattaattttacaggTCCTTCaatccttaaaaaatatattatgaaataagtattttaagtaataattatttatataagttaTTACATATCATCTacttcaatataaaaaaaattaaacaatgctatttaaaattaagcaaCTCATAGAGATGCTctagggataaaaaaaaaagtgaatactCAATCAGTCATAAAAGCATGTTTAAAGAATTAGGATAATTTAAAAGGACAACAGTTTTGCATGAAGAATTAAAAATGTTGAGTTGTTAAAACTTTGTTAATCTAATACTATTGAGTACTTATCGAGTACAAGTTTTTTAACCATGTTTTCTAATAGTACTCACCTTGAAGgaatttttttactctttcatattttattccctaattctttgtttattttatttcttttctttacttttctgatcatctttttcattattttctcatGATTTTGCATCTCATGTTATacgatttttgtttttgtttttccttctcGCGCGTCAAATCTTCATGGCTTTCATAACTTCACATGTTCATCTCCTTTCacatcttccattttttttctttaattgattttattattgtttagtcTCATTTTGCTTGAGTTTAGATTCGACATTTCTTAGGTGGTTAAGCACATATGCTTTTGTTAACTTGTTAAATCTTGAGTTCTAACTTTTGCTTAATAGTTAAGCTTGTATTTATTTGGCTTTGATGATTTaaacctctatatatatatatataaataaataatatcaaacTCAATCTAATTGGGTCATAAGAAATTACCCAAGTAGATAAACAGAGAGTACATCAAACAGGTAATATAACTTACAAAGTGAAACTGCATGTCTAAAATCATAGATCACCCCACGAGACCCCTTCGGCCGAGAATGACATTTtccaaacaaaaacaacttcatCAACTTCTCCCTTATATGGTGGTTAAGCATTGAGATTTTGATTTTAGCTTACCTCTTGAGTAGTTAGGCACCACATTTTGCTTTTACGATTGATGCttaaactttataatttttgCCCTTATTAggaagttaaattttttataattttaatcttcatATACCTTTTAGTCGATATATTTCTGACATTTTTCATTGTAGTTTGCTTTGACTTAATATACATTTTGTGTTGTTCATCTCAAGTTGAAGTGATGCGAACATCTTCCAATTTGCTGAGAGCAATATATTAGAGATgtcattaattaaaagttaattacCCTATATAAATACTTGATAGTATAATGACTTTGTACTTAAATACTATTAATGATTTTAGagaatacaattttatttttcttttaattatctcttcttcttatttatgtTTCCAAACAACCCCCTCtccacatatataaatattggcttaattaagtttttcatatctATAATAtagttcatttttaaaaaaatacttaagatTCATTTTTCCCCAAatacctaaaaaaaatttaggtttCATTTTACTACTTGTTCTTAGTCGGCATCTGTTAAATAATGATGTGACAAACGACATGTCAAGCCATCATGTCTAGTCACTAAACACGTAGGCACCTATTTCCACGTAGGCACTAAAACCACCTCCAAATCGATACGTAGGCACTAAAACCACCTCCAAATCGATGGCGGCGCCACCATTCCTCCCAAGAAATGCAGACATCTTGCCGTCAAACTTGTTCGCTCCGCCGCTGCGTAGGCTAAGGGCCGCCCCCATCCAAAATCATTGTCTTACATCGGAAACCTCAGCGAGCTTCCTATTTGCACGGTGGCGCCGTCGTGGTTTCCCAACTCAAAGGACTTAGGCTCGCACTCCCAATTCTCCAAGTTACGGAGCATCGTAGCACCATCGAAGGCAACACAATTATAACAAtggcaatttttttatcattaatgcattaattatttgtttttttagtgaTGTTATTGTTACCTTCTGGCAGGTGGAGCATGACATTGAAGCTGAGGATGGATTCGCGGCAGAAATCGGGGAGGCTGGAGGGAAAGGTGGTAGCTCCTCTAGTGATTCCCACGAAGGTGGTGAAGAAGTTCCAAAAGGAGGCATCGTCGGTGACGGAGTGGCAGATGGCAGAGCGTGTAACTGATTTTGTGGGGGAAGGGAAAGAGTTGCTTGGAGATTGGAGGGACATCAGACAAAGACGATGGGGAGAAGAGGTCTGCGACAGAGTTATCAACGGCGGTGGCATGGATGAAGTCAACACCGACATCATTGCATGTGATGTAAATGTAGCCGTCGGTGTCGATTTTGAGATGGGCGACAAGCGAAGGGAAGAGATAGAGGGTTTGGGAAAACACATTTTTGAGGTGAGGGATGAGAGTGTGAGAGTGAGAGGGAAGTGAAAGAATGGCGAAGAGACAACCTTTTGGATGTAGTGAGATAAAAGCATGTTAAAGTCGAAGATAAAGAGCTTGAGGTCCCCAGAGTGGAGTTCTGGTGAAGGAAAACGGTTGCCAACGAGAGGGGGAAAGTGTTGGAAGGTGTGAGAGAgaggtttttttaaaattaaaaaaacaaaaaataataacgtGGATGTATGTGTTTGTGTTTAGTGATTAGATGTAATGACATGACATTTTGTCTatcacatcatcacttaatgGATGCGGATCAATAACAGATAGTAAAATGAAacgtaatttttttcatatatttaggaaaaaaatgaatattaggtaattttttttaaaacagacTATATTTtaggtatgaaaaacttaattaagccaTAAATATTTCATCAATACATTACGTAGTATAATTTTATggttcaaaaatttatttaaattgtaaatatttattttctatatctAATTTTCACCTTACTTTTTCGTATCTTTATCGACTTTTTATAATTctgaattaattatatttttttgtttttagaattaaatttatgttttattttttgtgtgtggacatttttaaaattaaataacagtaaaaaaaagtccgattaacttttaaatgaataaaaaatatatactctaTTACCTATACtaatcttaaatatataaaaataaaaatgatattttgatgctcaatgtgttgagtggtaaaaatatatatatgttaatttttaaaataattatattaaaataatttaaacataaattatgattaaaagatcatataaaattgttttatataggacgtacataaacattaaattaatatattattaactaaaattaagaTTATCTAAAATTAGTTTCGAAAATTTGTAATACAAAGGCGCTGTCTGTATCCATGTCCAGATGCATGGATTCCGGGTCCAAACACAATTGTTGAAAGGACACTAAGATGATATccaaagttttttgtttttcttgaaagagaaatgaTATCCAAAGTTAGTCATAACAATCAATCAACTGGTTCCAAATTAACCTAGTCAACGTGAGACTTGCTTAAATGAGGACCACTTTCTCATAATTAATGGTGTGTTTAAAAATGAATGATTGCGATGATAACTTTCCCATAATGGGGTCCATTTTCATCCCAAGTTTTCTGTGAGTGATAAAGTATTGTTTTCCTTGATCTATTGTCCCATAATATCACTCAAatagttgaaattatttttaatgctaattatattttttttcaaaaaattatgtatgacttttaaaaatataatttattttctcataCATTTAGATTCCTCCTTTGAAACTTGACCAACAATTTCAGCCAAGTTTGCCAGGCCTAAATATTATGAGTCATGCTAAGTTGCTAACAAGTactttgataatattaatatatgaatgaaaaataaaaatattatctatgatatattaaatattctgttgatttatttgtaaaaataaaatgtcatgtTGAAGAAATTTCAAACTCTTGACAAAAGTTTCATCGAAAAGACGGATAAGttgaatatatttgtcattTCATATTCTTAATAAAAATCATCCCTTCTTGTCCATCTATTTATACCGAGATTTCATCATAGACTCAAATTAGTTTGacaggttaaaaaaaaaagagaggtgcTAGCAACATCCTCTTCATACATATTTTTTgtatagattaaaatatattaaaaattataaaatcaaaagaaaaaaagttattaaataaaatatgagacctattaaattttataatttttaataataaaaagaatatatttaaaaaaaatatatgtaagagAATATGATCCtaacatttctaaaaaaaaaaataccttgaaCATTTCTAATAGATAATACATGTGAAAAGATAAATTTACTTAACCTTGATTGTTGATGGAGGGAAAGACACAAACGCATCATCCCTAAAATTACGGATTGGTGGGACTATGATTCGTGGCTGAGACAAGCGTCGGCGCAATAATGTGGGGTGTTTTGTACccacatttcaaaatatatagagACAAAATTTTGGTAATTTCCCTCTTCCGTAGTACTCCTATGTGGACACATACGCTGCCATTAAAAAGATCCACTTCACTCACTGTTTAAGACAAATCTTTCCTCTTTCCACTCCGCTAATATCCTCACAAATTAGTTTCAGATATTATTTTGCCCtagagaggaaagaaaagaagcgagcaacttttatttttttttaaatttaaatttggaaaatgcaaaaaaataagattttaaatttttgtttcttgagATTAACTttgttctgatttttttttttcttttttttcaaccaaACAAAGGAAAAGAATATTGTTATGTACATTTTCTCTTCTCtcaaatttcttttcttctattttcattcaTTCCAAACACACCTTTagttaatatttgtattttttaaaattgaaaaatatttactaagTACTAATAGATTTTTGAAGTCGATCATATGTAGttgtaatgataaaaaaagtcaATTACACAAACTTTATTGGCCTAATATTGAACAGTTAAGTCAACAAACAATTAATTCatcaatcattattttaaaagcattAATTTGTGTTTGATAACACCTAAATTTGAGAAAGCAATTCCTTTTCTATAAATTACACTTATGCTTTATGAGAGATAATTCTATtcgaattaaattataattaacaaaataatccTATATAATAATTagcatttgtttttaaaatatcattcaataactttaaagaaataaacaatattttttaagataagttaaattaaacatgaaatggttatataattatcttatgAATACGTCACAACCTaatgatgtaatttttttttattttaaaataattatcgtaCTAaggtattttataaatattgaaaaataataaataataataataataataataataataattttattaaattaatcttatatgatcattattttattgtctataatattataaaagatttaagtgaaaaataattaatattatattaataaattgaaattataataattttaggatAATTTTTATTCT
Encoded proteins:
- the LOC114394492 gene encoding protein kish-like isoform X1 encodes the protein MSALFNFHSFLTVILLGICACTYFKMQFPAILDQKTGFRGFFWKAARIGERLSPWVAAGCFMMGVSIIFF
- the LOC114394492 gene encoding protein kish-like isoform X2 gives rise to the protein MSALFNFHSFLTVILLGICACTYFKMQFPAILDQKTGFRGFFWKAARIGASVLCLTAV